A region of Paraburkholderia largidicola DNA encodes the following proteins:
- the gspM gene encoding type II secretion system protein GspM: MKAELLNTWAGFWDARTPREKALLTWGGAVLAVVIVWSVLWAPAQEGRARLRETIPSLQRQLSQMTAQANEARALSAAAQGVAPTGGALKDALTASLNDHGLAPTQVQVLGNAVQIQLKNASFPAWTEWLDEARKQFKVQVSEAHVTGLKQDGQVDLTASLQPATIK; the protein is encoded by the coding sequence ATGAAAGCAGAACTGTTGAACACGTGGGCGGGCTTCTGGGATGCCCGCACGCCGCGCGAAAAGGCGCTGTTGACGTGGGGCGGCGCGGTGCTGGCCGTCGTCATCGTCTGGTCGGTGCTGTGGGCGCCCGCGCAGGAAGGGCGTGCGCGGCTGCGCGAAACGATTCCGAGCCTGCAGCGCCAACTGTCGCAGATGACCGCGCAGGCGAACGAGGCGCGCGCGCTGTCGGCGGCTGCGCAGGGCGTGGCGCCGACGGGCGGCGCCCTGAAGGACGCGTTGACGGCGTCGCTGAATGACCACGGCCTCGCGCCGACGCAGGTGCAGGTGCTCGGCAACGCGGTGCAGATCCAGTTGAAGAACGCGTCGTTTCCCGCGTGGACGGAATGGCTCGACGAGGCGCGCAAGCAGTTCAAGGTGCAGGTGTCCGAGGCGCATGTCACCGGGTTGAAGCAGGACGGACAGGTCGATCTGACGGCGTCGCTGCAACCGGCAACGATCAAATGA
- the gspL gene encoding type II secretion system protein GspL — protein sequence MSTLIVLLPPRDPAVPSQEWQLPELPFLLLDKSGRTQRAGRSAPGLLPRASATVLMLAARDCLMLATTVPPLKGPRLRQALPNVVEDQLIQDAQTTHIALDPQPLAGNRHVLAIVDRGWFRYIVETFAAAGHRNLKAVPVTRCLPQPVAAAIAAEVRAEEAVAAGADAAPAHVEPIIGGLAPVVAAVLGHVVPSTAAVLGEGAVDSAPPRVELALVRGPLGEGLAVPEAAVGATVAALAGNAPVTLYTLVDLPGSEPRMASVAQSGRHASVAGALPLSFETLARNAIQCRFDLAQFEFAAQPWRLDRATLRRLRLPLWLLVGTVLVAIIGANVQWLMLSRQRDAINAQMTELLLNTFPKTTVVLDAPDQMARQLQQLRVAAGELSPDDFLSLADGLARSLGPIPVNGLAALDYHDRRVDVTFKPEVKVDPDFQQRLTRNGLTGAIDSNTGKWTIRNGQ from the coding sequence TTGAGCACGCTGATCGTTCTTCTGCCGCCGCGTGATCCGGCGGTGCCGTCGCAGGAATGGCAACTGCCGGAGCTGCCGTTTCTGCTGCTCGACAAATCGGGGCGCACCCAGCGCGCCGGCCGCTCGGCGCCCGGCCTGCTGCCGCGCGCCAGTGCGACCGTGCTGATGCTCGCCGCGCGCGACTGCCTGATGCTGGCCACGACCGTGCCGCCGCTGAAAGGCCCGCGCCTGCGTCAGGCGCTGCCGAACGTCGTCGAAGATCAACTGATCCAGGACGCGCAGACCACGCACATCGCGCTCGATCCGCAGCCGCTCGCGGGCAACCGCCATGTGCTCGCAATCGTCGATCGCGGCTGGTTCCGCTATATCGTCGAGACGTTTGCGGCGGCGGGTCATCGCAATCTGAAGGCGGTGCCTGTCACGCGTTGTCTGCCGCAGCCTGTCGCCGCGGCGATCGCGGCCGAAGTGCGCGCTGAAGAAGCGGTCGCCGCTGGCGCTGATGCCGCACCTGCGCACGTCGAGCCGATAATCGGGGGCCTCGCGCCCGTCGTTGCGGCCGTGCTGGGCCATGTCGTGCCGTCGACAGCCGCCGTGCTCGGCGAAGGCGCCGTCGATTCCGCCCCGCCGCGTGTCGAGCTTGCGCTGGTGCGGGGCCCGCTCGGCGAGGGGCTGGCTGTGCCGGAAGCCGCCGTTGGTGCGACGGTGGCAGCGCTTGCGGGCAATGCGCCTGTCACGTTGTACACGCTCGTTGATTTGCCTGGCAGCGAGCCGCGTATGGCGTCAGTGGCGCAGTCGGGACGTCACGCGTCGGTTGCGGGCGCGCTACCGCTGTCGTTCGAAACGCTCGCGCGCAACGCGATCCAGTGCCGCTTCGATCTCGCGCAGTTCGAGTTCGCCGCGCAGCCGTGGCGGCTCGATCGCGCCACTTTGCGCCGTCTGCGGCTGCCGCTGTGGCTGCTGGTGGGCACGGTGCTCGTCGCGATCATCGGCGCGAATGTGCAATGGCTGATGCTGTCGCGTCAGCGCGATGCGATCAACGCGCAGATGACCGAGCTGCTGCTCAACACGTTTCCGAAGACGACGGTCGTACTCGACGCGCCCGATCAGATGGCGCGTCAGTTGCAGCAATTACGCGTGGCCGCGGGCGAACTGTCGCCGGACGATTTCCTGTCTCTTGCGGATGGGCTTGCGCGCTCGCTCGGACCGATTCCCGTCAACGGCCTGGCCGCGCTCGATTATCACGACCGGCGTGTCGATGTGACGTTCAAACCCGAGGTCAAGGTCGATCCCGACTTCCAGCAACGCCTGACGCGCAATGGCCTGACGGGCGCGATCGACAGCAACACCGGCAAGTGGACGATCAGGAACGGACAATGA
- a CDS encoding PulJ/GspJ family protein, with the protein MKRIARSEHDVSRVRRSPLLRKTAGGFTLIELLVAIAILAVIAVLSWRGLDQIIRGRQTITNAMEDERVFAQFFDQMRIDVRNAASDDEAGEPAVAVNGNALQIVRYMRAPGAAPRLVVVRYRITEGRILRYASPPLANIGEVRRALGGSENENWNAVPLIGGIGAITARLYVPKVGWTTQMKDVQSAITENDNNLKVPQLGNAPLPRSVTGLEVSIGANSLARPVTRVFLVGE; encoded by the coding sequence ATGAAACGAATCGCTCGCTCTGAGCACGACGTGTCGCGCGTTCGACGTTCGCCGCTGCTCAGGAAGACAGCGGGCGGTTTCACGCTGATCGAACTGCTGGTCGCGATTGCGATTCTCGCCGTGATCGCGGTGCTGTCGTGGCGCGGACTGGATCAGATCATCCGCGGACGGCAGACGATCACGAACGCGATGGAAGACGAGCGCGTGTTCGCGCAGTTTTTCGATCAGATGCGCATCGATGTGCGCAACGCCGCATCCGATGACGAAGCGGGCGAACCAGCCGTCGCGGTGAACGGTAATGCGCTGCAGATCGTGCGGTACATGCGCGCGCCTGGCGCGGCACCGCGGCTGGTGGTCGTGCGGTATCGGATCACGGAAGGGCGGATTCTCCGCTATGCGTCGCCGCCACTGGCGAACATCGGCGAAGTGCGGCGCGCGCTAGGCGGTTCGGAGAACGAGAACTGGAATGCCGTGCCGTTGATCGGCGGTATCGGCGCGATTACCGCGCGGCTGTATGTGCCGAAGGTGGGCTGGACGACGCAGATGAAAGACGTGCAGTCGGCGATCACCGAGAACGACAATAATCTGAAGGTGCCTCAGCTCGGCAATGCGCCGTTGCCGAGGTCGGTGACGGGGCTCGAGGTGAGCATCGGCGCGAATTCGCTCGCGCGGCCCGTCACGCGGGTTTTTCTCGTTGGGGAGTGA
- the gspF gene encoding type II secretion system inner membrane protein GspF — translation MPAFRFEAIDAAGKAQKGVLDADSARGARTQLRTQGLTPLVVEPAATRTRGERTQRLSLGRKLSQREQAILTRQLASLLIAGLPLDEALSVLTEQSERDYIRELMASIRAEVLGGHSLANALSQHPKDFPEIYRALVAAGEHTGKLGLVLSRLADYIEQRNALKQKIVLAFTYPTIVTIIAFGIVTFLLSYVVPQVVNVFASTKQQLPILTVMMMALSSFVRNWWWAGLIALVIVIYVVRAILAQPGPRLAFDRWTLTAPLFGKLVRGYNTVRFASTLGILTAAGVPILRALQAASETLSNKAMRNNIDDAIVRVREGTSLSRALGNTKTFPPVLVHLIRSGEATGDVTTMLDRAAEGEARELERRTMFLTSLLEPLLILAMGGVVLVIVLAVMLPIIELNNLVQ, via the coding sequence ATGCCCGCATTCCGTTTCGAAGCGATCGATGCAGCAGGCAAGGCGCAAAAAGGCGTGCTCGATGCCGACAGCGCGCGCGGCGCCCGCACGCAGTTGCGCACGCAAGGTCTCACGCCGCTCGTCGTCGAACCGGCGGCGACGCGCACGCGTGGTGAGCGCACCCAGCGGCTGTCGTTGGGCCGCAAGCTGTCGCAGCGCGAGCAGGCAATTCTCACGCGGCAACTCGCGAGTCTGCTGATCGCGGGTCTGCCGCTCGACGAAGCGCTCTCGGTGCTCACCGAGCAGTCGGAGCGCGACTACATCCGCGAACTGATGGCGTCGATCCGCGCGGAAGTGCTGGGCGGTCATTCGCTGGCGAACGCGCTGTCGCAGCATCCGAAAGATTTTCCCGAGATCTATCGCGCGCTCGTCGCAGCGGGTGAACATACGGGCAAGCTCGGACTCGTGCTGTCGCGCCTCGCCGATTACATCGAGCAGCGCAACGCGCTCAAGCAGAAGATCGTGCTCGCGTTCACGTATCCGACCATCGTGACGATCATTGCGTTCGGCATCGTCACGTTCCTGTTGAGCTACGTCGTGCCGCAGGTCGTCAACGTGTTCGCAAGCACGAAGCAGCAGTTGCCGATCCTCACGGTGATGATGATGGCGCTCTCCAGCTTCGTGCGTAACTGGTGGTGGGCGGGGTTGATCGCACTGGTGATCGTGATCTACGTAGTGCGCGCGATACTCGCGCAGCCAGGACCGCGTCTCGCGTTCGATCGCTGGACGCTGACGGCGCCCCTCTTCGGCAAGCTGGTGCGCGGCTACAACACGGTGCGCTTCGCGAGCACGCTCGGCATTCTGACGGCGGCGGGCGTGCCGATTCTGCGCGCGCTGCAGGCGGCGAGCGAAACGCTCAGCAACAAGGCGATGCGTAACAACATCGACGATGCGATCGTGCGCGTGCGCGAAGGCACGTCGCTCTCTCGCGCGCTCGGCAATACCAAGACGTTCCCGCCTGTGCTCGTGCACCTGATCCGTTCAGGCGAAGCGACGGGCGACGTGACGACGATGCTCGACCGCGCGGCCGAAGGCGAAGCACGCGAACTCGAACGGCGCACGATGTTTCTGACGAGCCTGCTCGAACCGCTGCTGATTCTGGCGATGGGTGGCGTGGTGCTGGTGATCGTGCTCGCGGTGATGCTGCCGATCATCGAGTTGAACAACCTGGTGCAATAA
- the gspK gene encoding type II secretion system minor pseudopilin GspK has protein sequence MIKRFRPARSKPAAQRGAAIISALLVVALSAILVSGMLWREQVQIRRIENQRLLAQAQWVSRGALDWTRLILRSEGDTSAGITYLGGVWGVPIARTRLSDFLGQIGEVRAQEGGATYISGSIEDAQAKFNLRNLVSTAVPGALTLNIQQVQSFQRLLQLLGINGQLAKNTALQLRAGLRQSATRFQTAANPTTLDPTQMQGGAAGGGNYTDQPGLEDTDENAPVAPLQMTGVDSLLDVPGFTPDMIARLRPFVTVLPTTTPVNMNTAPAEVVAAVVPGMNLSNAQAFVARRETVFFHNVGDVQLALRGAGVQQLVFDPNQLDVNTSYFLIHGRVEHERAEVDRTTLVYRDALTHTTRIVWGRDQL, from the coding sequence TTGATCAAGCGCTTTCGCCCTGCCCGTTCGAAACCCGCCGCTCAACGCGGCGCTGCCATCATCAGCGCGCTGCTGGTGGTCGCGCTGTCCGCGATTCTCGTTTCCGGCATGCTCTGGCGGGAGCAGGTGCAGATCCGGCGCATCGAGAATCAACGGCTGCTGGCGCAGGCGCAGTGGGTGTCGCGCGGCGCGCTCGACTGGACGCGCCTCATTCTTCGTTCCGAAGGCGATACGTCGGCGGGAATCACCTATCTCGGCGGCGTCTGGGGCGTGCCGATTGCGCGCACGCGCCTGTCCGATTTTCTCGGGCAGATCGGCGAGGTGCGCGCACAGGAAGGCGGGGCGACCTATATCTCCGGTTCGATCGAAGATGCGCAGGCCAAATTCAATCTGCGCAACCTCGTTTCAACGGCCGTGCCGGGCGCGCTGACGCTGAACATCCAGCAGGTTCAGTCGTTCCAGCGTCTGTTGCAACTGCTTGGCATCAATGGGCAACTGGCGAAGAACACGGCGCTGCAATTGCGCGCGGGACTGCGGCAGTCGGCGACCCGTTTTCAGACGGCGGCCAATCCCACTACCCTCGATCCCACGCAGATGCAAGGCGGTGCGGCGGGCGGCGGCAATTACACCGATCAGCCGGGTCTGGAAGACACCGATGAAAACGCGCCCGTCGCGCCACTGCAGATGACAGGTGTCGACTCGCTGCTCGACGTGCCGGGCTTCACGCCGGACATGATCGCGCGGCTGCGCCCGTTCGTGACCGTGCTGCCTACCACCACGCCCGTCAACATGAACACTGCGCCCGCCGAGGTCGTCGCGGCTGTGGTGCCGGGCATGAATCTGTCGAATGCGCAGGCGTTCGTCGCGCGTCGCGAGACGGTGTTCTTTCACAACGTCGGCGATGTGCAGCTCGCGCTGCGCGGCGCGGGCGTCCAGCAGCTCGTGTTCGATCCGAACCAGCTCGACGTGAACACCAGCTACTTCCTTATCCACGGACGCGTCGAGCACGAGCGCGCCGAAGTCGATCGCACCACCCTCGTCTATCGCGACGCGCTGACGCATACGACGCGTATCGTATGGGGACGAGATCAACTATGA
- a CDS encoding type II secretion system protein N, with translation MNALQIRLISLAVFAVFCATLTYWVVTLTSHSGAPVPAAAVRAPVSTDQAAALFGGQLTRTANQDIHLFGILALSEGAAAIISTGGEPPHAVSLGSMIMQGVKLAEVRARSIIIDRNGSHSEVFLPANPPGPTIYVR, from the coding sequence ATGAACGCACTCCAGATCCGCCTGATTTCGCTCGCTGTCTTCGCCGTGTTCTGCGCGACGCTCACTTACTGGGTCGTCACGCTCACGTCGCATTCCGGCGCGCCCGTGCCCGCTGCTGCCGTGCGCGCGCCCGTTTCGACGGATCAGGCCGCGGCGCTGTTCGGCGGTCAACTCACGCGCACCGCGAATCAGGACATCCATCTGTTCGGCATTCTCGCGCTCAGCGAAGGCGCCGCCGCGATCATCAGCACGGGCGGCGAACCGCCGCACGCCGTCTCGCTGGGCAGCATGATCATGCAAGGCGTCAAGCTCGCCGAAGTGCGCGCCCGCTCGATCATCATCGACCGCAACGGCTCCCACTCCGAAGTCTTCCTTCCCGCGAACCCGCCTGGCCCGACCATCTACGTGCGCTGA
- the gspG gene encoding type II secretion system major pseudopilin GspG encodes MQMWTSRRNEIAAMRAGQRARFQRGFTLIEIMVVIAILGILAALIVPKIMSRPDEARRVAAKQDIGTIMQSLKLYRLDNGRYPSQEQGLRALIEKPSTDPVPNNWKDGGYLERLPNDPWGNTYQYLNPGVHGEIDVFSYGADGKAGGEGNDADVGSWQ; translated from the coding sequence ATGCAAATGTGGACCAGTCGCCGCAACGAGATCGCGGCCATGCGCGCGGGCCAGCGCGCCCGCTTTCAACGCGGGTTCACGCTGATCGAAATCATGGTCGTGATCGCGATCCTCGGCATTCTGGCCGCGCTGATCGTGCCGAAGATCATGAGCCGTCCGGACGAAGCACGACGCGTCGCCGCAAAGCAGGACATCGGCACGATCATGCAGTCGCTGAAGCTCTATCGTCTGGACAACGGCCGCTATCCGTCGCAGGAGCAAGGCCTGCGCGCACTGATCGAAAAGCCGTCGACGGACCCGGTCCCGAACAACTGGAAGGACGGTGGCTATCTCGAGCGTCTGCCTAACGATCCGTGGGGCAACACGTACCAGTACCTGAACCCGGGCGTGCACGGCGAGATCGACGTGTTCAGCTACGGCGCGGACGGCAAGGCGGGCGGCGAAGGCAACGATGCCGACGTCGGCTCGTGGCAATGA
- a CDS encoding GspH/FimT family pseudopilin yields MTQHAMRTAARERQRGFTLLEMLVVLVIAGLLVSLASLSLTRNPRTDLNEEAQRLALLFESAGDEAQVRARPISWLPLDGGFRFDIHTNDGWRPLRDDLLGPRHWEGGVTGVTIEYPGSDTHSDRIVFGTESIDTPVQVTLFSAVGRVTIIGTGNGRYEVR; encoded by the coding sequence ATGACGCAGCATGCAATGCGCACGGCAGCACGCGAGCGCCAGCGCGGCTTCACGCTGCTCGAAATGCTGGTCGTGCTGGTGATCGCAGGCCTGCTGGTGTCGCTCGCATCGCTGTCGCTGACGCGCAATCCGCGCACGGATCTGAACGAGGAAGCGCAGCGGCTCGCGCTGCTGTTCGAGTCGGCGGGCGACGAAGCACAGGTGCGTGCGCGCCCTATTTCGTGGCTGCCGCTGGATGGCGGCTTTCGTTTCGATATCCACACGAACGACGGCTGGCGTCCATTGCGCGACGATCTGCTCGGGCCGCGCCACTGGGAAGGCGGCGTGACGGGCGTGACCATCGAGTATCCCGGCTCCGACACGCATTCTGACCGCATCGTGTTCGGCACCGAGAGCATCGATACACCCGTGCAGGTAACGCTCTTTTCCGCCGTGGGGCGCGTGACGATCATCGGCACGGGCAACGGCCGGTACGAGGTGCGCTGA
- the gspI gene encoding type II secretion system minor pseudopilin GspI, whose protein sequence is MTCALRFRRVRGAVRNPNRKRAGGFTMIEVLVALAIIAVALAASLRAVGSLATGEADLHRRLLAGWSADNALAQLHLAHAWPEVGSQSFDCSQGNLQLICTENVSATPNPVFRRVEVSVTSPGRSGNLAQMVTVIANETNRSL, encoded by the coding sequence ATGACATGTGCGCTTCGTTTTCGCCGCGTGCGCGGCGCTGTGCGTAACCCGAACCGCAAGCGGGCGGGAGGCTTCACGATGATCGAAGTGCTGGTCGCGCTGGCGATCATCGCGGTCGCGCTGGCCGCTTCGCTGCGCGCGGTCGGCAGTCTCGCGACGGGCGAGGCCGATCTGCATCGGCGGCTGCTGGCGGGCTGGAGCGCAGACAACGCGCTCGCCCAGCTGCATCTGGCGCACGCCTGGCCCGAAGTCGGCTCGCAAAGTTTCGACTGCTCGCAGGGCAACCTGCAACTGATTTGCACGGAAAACGTGAGCGCGACGCCGAACCCGGTGTTTCGACGCGTCGAGGTTTCAGTGACGTCGCCCGGTCGCTCGGGCAACCTCGCGCAGATGGTGACGGTGATCGCGAATGAAACGAATCGCTCGCTCTGA